One stretch of Arachis duranensis cultivar V14167 chromosome 1, aradu.V14167.gnm2.J7QH, whole genome shotgun sequence DNA includes these proteins:
- the LOC127747601 gene encoding uncharacterized protein LOC127747601: protein MGATPFHHSVLEVRLPKHYDKPTDMRYDGTQDPQEHLTVFETRMNMEGVGDEVRFRAFPVTLARSAIRWFNSLPQGSVAKFSDISRAFLAQFTTRIAKVKHLINLLGVTQRSGEPTRKYLDRFNDECLEIDDLTDSVASLCLTNGLLNEDFKKHLTTKPVWTMQEIQSVAREYINDEEVSQVVAANKLQPAYNQPRQHGGGERLKEHARDGGPTKIFKLFP from the coding sequence ATGGGCGCAACCCCGTTTCATCATTCCGTCCTCGAGGTCCGGCTTCCAAAGCACTATGATAAgccaacggacatgaggtacgatGGAACTCAAGACCCACAGGAGCATCTAACGGTCTTTGAGACCAGAATGAACATGGAGGGGGTAGGCGACGAGGTGAGGTTTCGCGCCTTCCCGGTCACTCTGGCAAGATCTGCGATACGGTGGTTTAACAGCCTCCCGCAGGGTTCTGTTGCCAAATTTTCGGATATTAGCCGCGCTTTCTTAGCCCAATTTACCACCCGCATTGCAAAGGTGAAACACCTGATCAACCTACTTGGAGTGACACAGAGGTCTGGAGAGCCGACCAGAAAATACCTAGACAGGTTCAACGACGAATGTTTGGAGATTGATGACCTAACCGATTCGGTGGCCAGTCTGTGCTTAACGAATGGACTTCTGAATGAGGATTTTAAAAAGCATCTCACCACGAAGCCGGTATGGACGATGCAAGAAATCCAAAGCGTGGCTAGGGAATATATCAACGATGAGGAAGTCAGTCAAGTGGTGGCTGCCAACAAGCTGCAGCCTGCCTACAATCAACCTCGGCAGCACGGTGGTGGGGAAAGGCTAAAAGAGCACGCCAGAGACGGCGGGCCAACCAAAATATTCAAGTTGTTTCCCTGA
- the LOC127745631 gene encoding pentatricopeptide repeat-containing protein At1g77360, mitochondrial-like, producing MEALASNPRRSTASNKQQQEAKIPKPQRPNQFPSHRDAVHVSPNARKLCELLTRTPPNDIETALTNCGIRPSQDEVHEVLGLSYSVPSSAVKFFRWAGQLQKHSGHAWNLMVDLLGKNGVFEYMWDAIRSMKQQKQLALPTFVSVFESYCTAGRFNEAFMSFDVMDRYGIQPDVVAVNSLLSAICREDNQTTVALEFFHKIKGKIPPDGDTFAILLEGWEKEGNAAKAKSTFGEMVVRIGWDRKNMAAYDAFLMTLVRALQVDEAVKFLKVMKDHDCFPGLKFFTNALDIIIKQNDAANAVILWDVMLESALVVPNLVMYNAVIGLLCNNNQIDHAFRLLDQMAFQGVFPDSLTYNIVFECLVRNKKVHVAERFFNEMVKNEYPPTSTNCTSAIAMFFDRDDPEAAQSIWTYMVENHIKPLSDAANEVLLGLCQLGRLSEVKRSAEDMLDWKIMIYESTMAKLKDAFYRDSRTARDRYDSLSRRWKAHGKL from the coding sequence ATGGAGGCATTGGCGTCAAACCCCCGAAGAAGCACTGCCTCCAACAAACAGCAACAAGAAGCGAAGATTCCGAAACCCCAACGACCGAACCAATTTCCATCACACCGGGACGCGGTGCACGTGTCCCCAAATGCGAGAAAACTGTGCGAGCTGCTGACGCGAACCCCTCCTAACGACATCGAAACTGCCCTAACTAACTGTGGGATCCGGCCTTCCCAAGATGAGGTCCACGAGGTCCTCGGGCTGTCCTACAGCGTGCCGTCGTCGGCCGTGAAGTTCTTCCGGTGGGCCGGGCAGCTTCAAAAGCACTCGGGCCATGCCTGGAACTTGATGGTGGACCTGTTGGGGAAGAACGGGGTGTTTGAGTACATGTGGGACGCCATCAGGTCCATGAAGCAGCAAAAGCAGCTGGCATTGCCCACCTTTGTCTCCGTTTTCGAGAGCTACTGCACTGCTGGCAGGTTCAATGAAGCCTTTATGAGCTTCGATGTTATGGACAGGTACGGCATTCAGCCCGACGTTGTTGCCGTCAATTCCCTCCTCAGCGCCATCTGCCGCGAGGACAATCAGACAACCGTCGCATTGGAGTTCTTCCATAAGATCAAGGGCAAGATTCCGCCCGACGGGGATACTTTCGCCATTTTGCTGGAGGGCTGGGAGAAGGAAGGAAATGCCGCCAAGGCCAAGAGCACGTTCGGCGAGATGGTGGTTAGAATTGGTTGGGATAGGAAGAACATGGCTGCCTACGATGCTTTCTTGATGACATTGGTTCGTGCATTGCAGGTTGATGAGGCTGTCAAGTTCTTGAAGGTGATGAAGGACCATGACTGCTTCCCAGGTTTGAAATTCTTTACCAATGCTCTTGATATTATCATCAAGCAAAACGATGCGGCTAATGCTGTCATTTTGTGGGATGTCATGCTTGAGAGTGCCTTGGTAGTGCCTAACTTAGTAATGTACAATGCTGTCATTGGCTTGCTTTGCAATAACAATCAGATAGATCACGCCTTTCGCCTGCTCGATCAGATGGCGTTTCAGGGTGTTTTCCCTGACTCCCTCACTTATAACATTGTTTTTGAGTGTTTGGTGAGGAACAAGAAGGTTCATGTGGCCGAGAGGTTCTTCAACGAGATGGTGAAGAACGAGTACCCGCCCACCAGTACCAACTGTACCTCGGCCATTGCAATGTTCTTTGATCGTGATGATCCTGAAGCAGCGCAATCGATTTGGACTTACATGGTTGAGAATCATATTAAGCCGCTCAGTGATGCTGCCAATGAGGTGCTACTTGGTCTTTGTCAGCTGGGCCGGCTCTCGGAGGTGAAAAGGTCAGCGGAAGACATGCTGGATTGGAAGATCATGATATATGAGTCCACAATGGCAAAGTTGAAGGATGCATTCTATAGAGATAGTAGGACTGCGAGGGACAGATATGACAGTCTGTCCAGGAGGTGGAAAGCTCATGGCAAATTGTAA
- the LOC107478672 gene encoding NDR1/HIN1-like protein 12 → MPTAFKRKLDLHRRQGRTNPLIWLAAILCTIIAIAVVIAGIVVFIAYLVIHPRVPVISITNAHLDLLRNDYAGLLQTQLTVIVRAHNGNAKAHATFSDISFNISFQGQGIAVLVADSLEVPKNSTKDLNYVIQSSSIPLTPDQMEKVDDSWKKNEIAFDFKGNARTRWRIGPVGSVKFLCRLNCQLKFHPLNGSYIPNRCTSKSK, encoded by the coding sequence ATGCCTACGGCTTTCAAGAGAAAACTCGATCTCCATCGGCGGCAGGGCCGAACGAACCCCTTGATCTGGCTAGCAGCGATCCTATGCACCATCATAGCCATAGCAGTTGTGATTGCAGGGATAGTAGTTTTCATCGCATACTTGGTCATCCATCCAAGAGTACCTGTGATCAGCATCACCAATGCTCATTTAGACCTTCTCCGGAACGACTACGCCGGCCTCCTCCAGACACAGCTCACAGTCATTGTGAGGGCTCACAATGGCAATGCCAAGGCTCATGCTACTTTCTCTGACATAAGCTTCAACATCAGCTTCCAAGGCCAAGGCATAGCCGTCCTCGTTGCGGATTCTTTGGAGGTTCCTAAGAATAGTACTAAGGATCTTAACTATGTTATTCAGTCTTCTTCCATTCCTTTGACTCCTGATCAGATGGAGAAAGTAGATGATTCTTGGAAGAAGAATGAGATTGCCTTCGATTTCAAGGGAAATGCAAGGACTCGGTGGAGGATAGGGCCTGTAGGATCTGTTAAGTTCTTGTGCCGCTTGAACTGTCAACTCAAGTTCCATCCTTTGAATGGCAGCTACATTCCAAATAGGTGCACCTCAAAATCAAAATGA